In Silene latifolia isolate original U9 population chromosome X, ASM4854445v1, whole genome shotgun sequence, the following proteins share a genomic window:
- the LOC141619969 gene encoding ATP-dependent DNA helicase pfh1-like — MARAVERYLEAMGKTMATFGLDHLDTCNDDEIRRTRDIVDALDAPIPEECKLCKAQLNNAQKEAFTTIMEHVQKSKPGAFFVDGPGGTGKTFLYNALYAEVRLMGKIVLPKAISGIATANIPTGRTTHSRFKILLECEVSLACDVPKQSSLAALIVATSLIIWDEASMSKRQNIESLDILLRDLCDPNQLFRGNVVVFGGDFQQTLLILPRKFQQEVVEASLVSSPLWPRLQKFRLTENICAQSNPEFARFLLSLGNGQLQTKEHEYIELPAGLVKVVDAGNVDPISDLALVAFPELYHSGTFNSTIFTHQAILSLLNEDVDAINSVLIDKFPGEPVTYTSHDLMLDDNCAVYPAEFINKLNPGGMSPHELVLKINCPVILTRNLQPSFGLCNGTRLVCKRFLPNSIECVIMTGQHTGDHVFIPWIKLRPGPSTNYPFQFQRNQVPLKLSFAITVNKCHGQTLSQVVVYLPRPCFSHGQLYVALSRARKASQVTVFAVLGPEAVPPTFVKNVVSYDALSLAEII, encoded by the coding sequence ATGGCACGAGCAGTTGAGCGGTACCTAGAAGCAATGGGCAAAACCATGGCAACATTTGGTTTAGACCACCTAGATACATGCAACGATGATGAGATAAGACGTACCAGGGATATAGTTGATGCCCTTGATGCACCAATACCAGAGGAATGTAAATTGTGTAAGGCACAGCTTAATAATGCTCAGAAAGAAGCATTCACAACAATCATGGAACATGTCCAGAAGTCTAAACCTGGCGCATTCTTTGTGGACGGTCCAGGTGGTACTGGGAAAACCTTTCTTTACAATGCACTGTATGCTGAAGTCCGTCTTATGGGTAAAATTGTCTTGCCAAAAGCTATATCAGGCATCGCCACAGCAAACATCCCAACTGGCAGGACTACCCATTCACGGTTCAAAATCCTTCTGGAATGTGAAGTTTCGTTGGCATGTGACGTTCCTAAACAGAGTAGTTTGGCAGCATTGATAGTGGCTACAAGCTTGATAATATGGGATGAAGCCTCTATGTCTAAAAGGCAGAATATCGAGTCTCTTGACATTCTTCTCAGGGATTTGTGTGACCCAAACCAGCTTTTTAGAGGCAACGTAGTCGTGTTTGGGGGGGATTTTCAGCAAACACTTCTGATACTACCCAGAAAGTTTCAACAAGAAGTGGTGGAAGCCAGTTTGGTTAGCTCTCCTCTTTGGCCACGACTTCAAAAATTTAGACTGACTGAAAACATATGCGCGCAGTCTAACCCGGAATTTGCACGGTTCTTGCTTTCGCTTGGAAACGGTCAGTTACAAACCAAAGAACATGAATATATTGAACTCCCTGCTGGACTTGTAAAGGTTGTGGACGCCGGCAATGTAGACCCTATCAGTGATCTGGCTTTAGTTGCATTCCCAGAACTCTACCACAGTGGCACATTTAATTCTACCATTTTTACACACCAGGCAATTCTGTCCCTACTTAACGAAGATGTTGATGCCATCAACAGCGTCCTAATTGACAAGTTCCCAGGTGAGCCTGTAACCTACACAAGCCATGATTTGATGTTAGATGACAACTGTGCGGTTTACCCAGCCGAGTTTATCAACAAGCTTAATCCTGGTGGAATGAGTCCTCACGAGCTTGTATTGAAGATAAATTGTCCTGTAATTTTAACCCGGAACCTCCAGCCATCATTTGGTTTATGCAATGGGACTCGCCTGGTCTGCAAGCGTTTTTTACCAAACTCGATTGAATGTGTAATAATGACTGGACAGCATACGGGAGATCATGTATTCATACCATGGATTAAACTTAGGCCAGGTCCTTCAACTAACTACCCTTTTCAATTTCAGAGGAATCAGGTCCCATTAAAACTCAGTTTCGCAATAACGGTGAACAAATGCCACGGCCAGACTTTAAGCCAGGTTGTTGTATACCTACCACGACCATGCTTTTCTCACGGGCAGCTTTATGTTGCACTTTCAAGAGCGCGGAAAGCAAGTCAAGTAACTGTGTTTGCAGTCCTAGGTCCCGAAGCAGTACCGCCCACATTTGTCAAAAATGTAGTGTCTTACGATGCTCTTTCTCTTGCCGAAATTATATAG
- the LOC141619971 gene encoding uncharacterized protein LOC141619971: MLLRGGRSLQQYVVDMYVKIENTRLDYFRNNQETIRAELYQGIIDTVGNGECRATNVGKRVILPPTFLGGPRDMKKRYLNSMALVHRFGKPDLFVTMTCNAGWPEIKELLTAGEEAQNRPDLVARVFRAKLLAFKKQIVEKRTFGEVAAYVYVEFQKRGLPHVHFLIILKDGYRLKCPADFDKFVCAEIPTTVNPALRKTVLKHMMHGPCGQVNLECSCMKHAKTFGKCKYEYPKSFSVATTTNIAGYPEYRRRDTGKTTPIRGHEMDNRWVIPYNPYLLTLFDCHLNVEVCSTIHAVKYLYKYIYKGHDKISFSVTDSNEPKTVDEISQFQSGPWVSPCEAAWRIFGFYLLETHPPVMPLQVHLPNMQTVRLRPTDNLANILADENKARTPLTEFFMKSAIKSCPRLLYAEFREHFRWDTRTKTWEERRNKVIVIGRLVFIAPVEVERFFLRLLLLHIRGPTSFEALKTVKKYTCATFQEAALRHGLLEEQDTFELCMAETCAVQMHAALRRLFSTLLIFSHPKDPCLLSDTHYYSLSEDFRQRYPDQPQKVS, encoded by the coding sequence ATGCTATTAAGAGGTGGTCGAAGCCTGCAACAATATGTGGTTGACATGTATGTTAAGATAGAGAATACAAGGCTCGATTATTTCAGAAACAATCAAGAAACTATAAGAGCTGAATTGTACCAGGGAATCATTGACACTGTTGGAAATGGAGAATGCCGCGCAACAAATGTAGGTAAAAGAGTAATTCTGCCACCTACTTTTTTAGGTGGACCTAGAGACATGAAAAAGAGATATCTCAATTCAATGGCCCTGGTACATAGGTTTGGGAAGCCTGATCTCTTTGTCACTATGACATGCAACGCTGGCTGGCCTGAAATAAAAGAACTTCTTACTGCAGGAGAAGAGGCGCAAAACCGACCAGATTTAGTAGCTAGAGTTTTCCGGGCCAAGCTTTTAGCTTTTAAGAAGCAAATAGTTGAAAAGCGGACCTTTGGAGAAGTGGCTGCTTACGTGTATGTTGAATTCCAgaaaagaggcctacctcacgtGCATTTCCTCATCATACTTAAAGACGGGTATAGGCTGAAATGTCCTGCtgattttgacaaatttgtctgTGCTGAAATTCCAACCACAGTTAACCCTGCCCTACGTAAGACTGTGCTGAAACACATGATGCACGGTCCATGTGGCCAGGTCAACCTTGAATGCTCATGCATGAAGCATGCTAAGACCTTTGGCAAATGCAAATATGAGTACCCAAAGTCCTTTTCGGTTGCTACTACAACCAATATTGCTGGTTATCCGGAATATAGGAGGCGCGACACAGGAAAAACAACGCCGATTCGGGGACACGAAATGGATAACAGATGGGTTATCCCTTATAACCCCTACTTACTAACCCTATTCGACTGCCACTTGAATGTCGAAGTATGTTCGACAATTCACGCTGTTAAATATTTATACAAATACATATACAAAGGTCATGACAAAATCTCTTTTAGTGTTACGGATAGTAATGAGCCTAAGACAGTGGATGAAATTTCGCAGTTTCAATCAGGACCATGGGTTTCTCCCTGCGAAGCAGCATGGAGAATCTTTGGATTTTATCTATTAGAAACCCACCCACCAGTGATGCCCCTACAAGTTCACCTCCCCAACATGCAGACGGTACGGCTCAGGCCAACTGATAACTTGGCTAATATTCTTGCTGATGAAAATAAAGCACGCACTCCCCTGACTGAATTCTTCATGAAAAGTGCCATAAAAAGCTGCCCACGCCTTTTGTACGCCGAATTTAGAGAACACTTCCGCTGGGACACCAGAACTAAAACTTGGGAAGAGCGGAGGAACAAAGTAATTGTGATTGGTAGGCTCGTTTTTATAGCACCAGTCGAAGTCGAAAGATTCTTCTTAAGGTTATTGCTTTTACACATCCGAGGCCCTACGTCATTCGAAGCATTAAAGACTGTGAAAAAGTATACGTGTGCAACATTCCAAGAGGCAGCACTCCGACACGGTCTCCTAGAAGAACAAGACACTTTTGAGTTGTGCATGGCAGAGACGTGCGCAGTGCAAATGCATGCAGCACTACGGCGCCTGTTTTCAACTTTGCTCATTTTTTCCCACCCAAAAGATCCTTGTTTGTTATCGGATACacattattattcattatcaGAAGACTTTCGCCAGAGATACCCAGACCAACCTCAAAAAGTAAGTTAA